The following coding sequences lie in one Pirellulales bacterium genomic window:
- a CDS encoding oxidoreductase produces MVADILVETPDTTTLVFFTGNDRLEYEAGHFLTIDPHQFKALDRFTRYLEDMKGKKEPPRAYSMCSAPHEKYLAVTVKEEEYITGQTKYPPLLSPLLVRRVLKGQRMVVTGFTGPYTLPRDIESKTDHLVHICAGSGSVPNLSIIKHALQTGMKLRHTFVYSNKTYGDVIFRRELDELEHAHPGKLRVIHTLTREPAAPSHGPNYRVGRIGEGLLRELIPDPSAVHVFCCGPAITKYDRDLAKERGQDPPPRFMETTLAALDKLGMKKEQIHRESYG; encoded by the coding sequence ATGGTGGCCGACATCCTGGTCGAGACGCCCGACACCACGACGCTGGTGTTCTTCACCGGCAACGACCGGCTGGAGTATGAGGCGGGACACTTTCTGACCATCGACCCGCATCAGTTCAAGGCGCTCGATCGCTTCACGCGCTACCTGGAGGACATGAAAGGGAAGAAAGAGCCCCCGCGCGCGTACTCGATGTGCTCTGCCCCGCACGAAAAGTATCTGGCGGTGACGGTCAAGGAGGAGGAGTACATCACCGGGCAGACGAAGTATCCGCCGCTGTTGTCGCCGCTGTTGGTGCGGCGGGTGCTTAAGGGGCAGCGGATGGTGGTGACCGGGTTCACTGGGCCGTACACGCTGCCGCGCGACATCGAATCGAAGACCGATCATCTGGTGCATATCTGCGCCGGCTCGGGGAGCGTGCCGAACCTGAGCATCATCAAGCACGCGTTGCAAACCGGAATGAAGCTGCGGCACACGTTTGTCTATAGCAACAAGACGTACGGCGATGTGATCTTTCGCCGCGAATTGGACGAACTGGAGCACGCCCATCCAGGCAAGCTGCGCGTGATTCACACGCTGACGCGGGAGCCGGCGGCGCCGTCGCACGGCCCCAACTATCGCGTGGGGCGCATCGGCGAGGGGTTGTTGCGCGAGTTGATCCCCGACCCTTCGGCAGTGCATGTGTTTTGTTGCGGGCCGGCGATCACCAAATACGATCGCGACCTGGCGAAGGAGCGCGGGCAAGACCCGCCGCCGCGCTTCATGGAAACGACGCTCGCCGCGCTCGACAAGCTGGGGATGAAGAAGGAACAGATTCACCGCGAGAGCTACGGCTAG
- a CDS encoding glucosamine-6-phosphate isomerase yields MPRAESSVAPGWWDYTTLDQKLVADAAALTGEQVFGLSRPGFRVVVYDTLEEFYLAEALEYIHAWRQSTLDNPVGICGPIGPTEQLPLVARLVNDLELDVRSAHFWGMDEWYLDGQAAPLAHPLSFERADRELCFDRIHPSLRMPDEQLHFPKTDVRPFIESWRSARCAVMQGGQGEVKHWAFNDPPRREGQWTAEPPPPAEYLKLSTRIVDLHPMTLIQNARTSGGGSVASVPRQAITVGPQETWQAEKVSIWHAGNHDNPFGMRLTTLMISKNIADAAVPMSLLAQHPNVQFNFYRHGIGSCQAEMH; encoded by the coding sequence ATGCCGCGCGCGGAAAGCAGTGTTGCCCCTGGCTGGTGGGATTACACCACACTCGATCAAAAACTAGTGGCCGACGCCGCCGCGCTGACCGGCGAACAGGTGTTTGGCCTGTCGCGGCCTGGCTTTCGGGTGGTGGTGTACGACACCCTGGAAGAATTCTATCTGGCTGAGGCGCTGGAATACATTCACGCCTGGCGGCAGTCGACGCTCGACAACCCGGTGGGAATCTGCGGACCGATCGGGCCGACAGAGCAATTGCCGCTGGTGGCGCGGCTGGTGAACGACTTGGAACTGGACGTGCGCAGCGCGCACTTCTGGGGGATGGACGAGTGGTACCTGGATGGGCAGGCGGCGCCGCTTGCGCATCCGTTGTCGTTCGAGCGCGCCGACCGCGAGTTGTGCTTCGATCGGATTCACCCCTCGCTGCGGATGCCGGACGAGCAGTTGCACTTTCCCAAGACTGATGTGCGGCCGTTTATCGAGAGTTGGCGGTCTGCCCGCTGCGCGGTGATGCAAGGAGGCCAGGGGGAGGTGAAGCACTGGGCGTTCAACGATCCGCCACGGCGCGAAGGGCAGTGGACGGCGGAGCCGCCGCCGCCGGCGGAGTATTTGAAGCTGTCGACGCGCATCGTCGATTTGCATCCGATGACGTTGATTCAGAACGCGCGGACCAGCGGGGGCGGGAGCGTGGCGAGCGTACCGCGGCAGGCGATCACCGTGGGCCCCCAAGAAACGTGGCAGGCCGAGAAGGTGAGCATCTGGCATGCGGGCAATCACGACAACCCGTTTGGCATGCGGCTGACGACGCTGATGATTTCCAAGAACATCGCCGACGCGGCCGTGCCGATGTCGCTGTTGGCGCAGCATCCCAACGTGCAGTTCAATTTCTATCGCCACGGTATCGGAAGCTGCCAGGCCGAGATGCATTAG